In the genome of Enterococcus hirae ATCC 9790, one region contains:
- a CDS encoding GNAT family N-acetyltransferase, producing the protein MANEVKELGVAYQEAMFELATYAFNAQDTPARRERFKLIVENSWNYGFFDEEEQLTSQVMATPFSVEFYGQQYLMAGIGYVASYPEARGQGGINQIMEKILKDCRERKVSLSYLAPFSYPFYRRYGYEQLFDKINYQLDSRDVPNVKKTAGKMKRVTFEQAREVIEMIYKQMPANQRGGLSREDWWYTYKFKQKTDNHYALYYDESGQATGYVVYQLTAPTFVVVEWGYLSHEAFQGLVRFVSSHSGAFASFDYACGYSGSDQNYLLKNPFAQMTITPYMMGRIVDLELFLKDYPFKKQALTFALEVTDDPYAQWNEGIFEITVSNAEVKIEKVTETKLPTISGTIQRMTQLLMGYRQMEELVFYNHIQLSTEALLEMAPCFPSQQPILNDYF; encoded by the coding sequence ATGGCAAATGAAGTAAAAGAACTTGGTGTTGCTTATCAAGAAGCGATGTTTGAACTAGCAACCTATGCATTTAATGCGCAGGATACACCTGCAAGACGTGAACGATTCAAACTGATCGTTGAAAATTCATGGAATTATGGTTTTTTTGACGAGGAAGAGCAACTCACTAGCCAAGTAATGGCGACGCCTTTTTCTGTTGAATTTTATGGGCAACAGTATTTAATGGCAGGAATCGGTTATGTAGCATCTTATCCTGAAGCTAGGGGACAAGGCGGGATCAATCAAATCATGGAAAAAATCTTAAAAGATTGCCGTGAAAGAAAAGTAAGTCTTTCTTATCTTGCTCCATTTTCTTACCCATTTTATCGTCGCTACGGTTATGAGCAATTGTTTGATAAAATCAATTATCAATTGGATAGTCGAGATGTACCGAACGTGAAAAAGACGGCTGGCAAAATGAAACGAGTGACTTTTGAACAAGCAAGAGAAGTCATAGAAATGATTTATAAACAAATGCCAGCAAATCAGCGTGGTGGATTAAGTAGAGAAGACTGGTGGTATACTTATAAGTTTAAGCAAAAGACAGATAATCATTATGCGCTGTATTACGATGAATCTGGTCAAGCAACAGGATATGTGGTTTACCAGTTAACGGCACCAACATTTGTAGTAGTGGAATGGGGCTATTTGAGTCATGAAGCCTTTCAAGGATTAGTGAGGTTTGTTAGTTCCCATAGTGGGGCGTTTGCTTCTTTTGACTATGCTTGTGGTTATTCAGGTAGTGATCAAAATTATTTGCTTAAAAATCCTTTTGCACAAATGACGATCACGCCATATATGATGGGCAGAATTGTTGATCTTGAGTTGTTTTTGAAAGACTATCCTTTCAAAAAACAAGCGCTCACTTTTGCTTTAGAAGTAACAGATGATCCTTACGCACAGTGGAATGAAGGGATCTTTGAGATCACTGTATCAAATGCAGAGGTGAAAATTGAAAAAGTAACAGAAACAAAATTACCAACCATCAGTGGCACCATCCAACGCATGACTCAATTATTAATGGGGTATCGTCAGATGGAAGAACTTGTTTTTTACAATCACATCCAATTGTCAACTGAAGCTCTATTAGAAATGGCGCCATGCTTTCCAAGTCAGCAACCTATTCTAAATGATTATTTTTAA
- a CDS encoding DUF3284 domain-containing protein: MEIVKTLNIPASFFYDKVMDSVLFDVRKATGKSVTRKQLKNLEYVKQFSQNSRARIKIEEVIENQSYKFRTSTTKNDYVVHYQIKALDDKTCEVRYTEQMQSYGMLQKLNDMILGTMLMYFKKRRFKKMLVMIEETY; encoded by the coding sequence ATGGAAATCGTTAAAACTTTAAATATTCCAGCATCCTTTTTCTATGATAAAGTGATGGACTCTGTCCTTTTTGATGTACGTAAAGCGACTGGAAAATCGGTTACTCGTAAACAACTTAAAAACCTTGAATACGTCAAACAATTCTCACAAAATAGCCGCGCTCGCATCAAGATCGAGGAAGTTATTGAAAATCAGTCGTATAAATTTCGAACATCTACCACAAAAAATGATTATGTCGTCCATTATCAAATCAAAGCGTTAGATGATAAAACCTGCGAAGTACGTTATACGGAACAAATGCAATCATATGGGATGCTACAAAAATTGAATGATATGATTTTAGGAACGATGTTGATGTATTTTAAAAAACGTCGCTTCAAAAAAATGTTAGTAATGATCGAAGAAACTTACTAG
- a CDS encoding DUF3188 domain-containing protein, with protein sequence MMKNGLFLCSIGSLIVLYCLNPSSQNYDLYSMATGLFLAGLGIHFFLKGKKREEAKGKNS encoded by the coding sequence ATGATGAAAAACGGCTTATTTTTATGTAGTATTGGTTCACTGATCGTATTGTATTGTTTAAATCCTAGTTCGCAAAACTATGATTTGTATAGTATGGCTACAGGACTATTTCTGGCAGGTTTAGGTATACATTTCTTTTTAAAAGGGAAAAAAAGAGAAGAAGCAAAGGGGAAAAATAGCTAA
- a CDS encoding PTS sugar transporter subunit IIC, producing the protein MNGLTNWMEKYILPVAAKIGAQKHLVALRDAFIGTLPATMAGSVAVMINAIIRDLPQQFNSTYADSLAADKGIFAVLNVIIGINGFVWNGTLAIAGLIFAFSWGYNLARAYGVNDLAGGIVGLATLIQGISFGPSLSAALNVNVPQNIVDAINGTELGATIADGNLSVGLWGWLKLDHLNGNSYFTVMIMGAISVIIFCKLMLANITIKMPDSVPPAVSKAFAAILPATIALYVIAIINYIVGRIADGQLIIDLVQKYIAEPFLGLSQGIGAVLIVTVFVQIFWFFGIHGPNVLAPVLEGIWGQAQLINIDIFQKGYNGKTGTPAVLDAIEDGKAYMWVRGSFDAFAWFGGSGGTIVLLIAILLLSKRADYLTVAKLSIGPGIFNINEPVMFGLPIVLNAIMFIPFLLAPVVATAIGWGATYFGLVAPVSQQVTWVVPPFLLSFLATGADWRAPIVTLVCMIVTFLIWAPFVISANKMDPAAGEQ; encoded by the coding sequence ATGAACGGATTAACAAATTGGATGGAGAAATACATCCTTCCGGTTGCCGCAAAAATTGGTGCGCAGAAACATTTAGTTGCTTTGCGTGACGCTTTTATCGGTACTTTACCTGCAACAATGGCGGGATCAGTCGCTGTAATGATCAATGCAATTATTCGAGATTTACCACAGCAATTTAATAGTACGTATGCAGATAGTTTAGCAGCGGACAAAGGAATTTTTGCAGTATTAAATGTTATTATTGGAATTAATGGATTTGTATGGAATGGAACTTTAGCAATTGCCGGCTTGATTTTTGCCTTTTCTTGGGGATACAATCTTGCGAGAGCTTATGGGGTCAATGACCTAGCCGGAGGGATCGTTGGTCTGGCAACTTTGATCCAAGGAATTTCTTTTGGTCCTTCATTGTCAGCCGCTTTGAACGTGAATGTTCCGCAAAATATCGTTGATGCCATCAATGGAACAGAATTAGGGGCAACGATCGCGGATGGAAATTTATCTGTTGGTCTTTGGGGTTGGCTAAAACTTGATCATTTAAATGGAAACTCTTATTTCACAGTCATGATCATGGGTGCTATTTCTGTCATTATTTTCTGTAAATTAATGTTAGCCAACATTACGATCAAAATGCCAGATTCTGTACCACCAGCAGTATCGAAGGCTTTTGCCGCAATTCTGCCAGCAACGATCGCTTTATATGTCATTGCTATTATTAATTATATCGTTGGTCGTATCGCTGACGGACAATTGATCATTGATTTAGTTCAAAAATATATCGCTGAACCTTTCTTGGGATTATCTCAAGGGATCGGTGCTGTTTTGATCGTTACGGTCTTTGTTCAGATCTTCTGGTTCTTTGGTATTCATGGACCAAACGTGTTAGCTCCAGTTTTAGAAGGAATTTGGGGTCAAGCACAATTGATCAATATCGATATTTTCCAAAAAGGTTACAATGGCAAAACAGGAACACCTGCAGTCTTAGATGCAATTGAAGATGGTAAGGCTTATATGTGGGTTCGTGGATCCTTTGATGCCTTCGCTTGGTTCGGGGGTTCTGGTGGTACGATCGTTCTATTGATTGCTATTTTACTCCTTTCTAAACGTGCTGATTATTTAACAGTTGCTAAATTGTCGATCGGACCTGGTATTTTCAACATCAATGAACCAGTTATGTTTGGTTTGCCGATTGTATTGAACGCTATCATGTTCATCCCATTCTTATTAGCACCTGTTGTTGCAACAGCTATAGGTTGGGGAGCAACTTACTTTGGTTTGGTCGCCCCAGTATCGCAACAAGTCACATGGGTTGTTCCACCATTCTTACTCTCGTTCCTAGCTACCGGAGCAGACTGGCGTGCGCCAATCGTGACATTAGTATGTATGATCGTGACTTTCTTGATCTGGGCACCGTTCGTTATCTCAGCGAATAAGATGGATCCAGCAGCAGGCGAACAATAA
- a CDS encoding PTS lactose/cellobiose transporter subunit IIA: protein MEDQQNLEAIMGLIMFGGNAKSDAMEAISAAKKGNFELADQKIMDAKESLVQAHHSQTQMLTQEAQGNHVQVTLLTVHSQDHLMTSIAFTDLAEELIELYRRINVE, encoded by the coding sequence GTGGAAGATCAACAAAATCTCGAAGCCATCATGGGACTCATCATGTTTGGTGGTAATGCCAAGAGCGATGCAATGGAAGCGATTTCTGCGGCTAAAAAAGGTAATTTCGAGTTAGCGGATCAAAAAATAATGGATGCAAAGGAATCATTAGTCCAAGCCCATCATTCACAGACGCAAATGTTGACACAAGAAGCACAAGGAAACCATGTTCAGGTCACGTTATTGACCGTACACAGTCAAGACCATTTAATGACGTCGATTGCTTTTACTGATTTAGCAGAAGAACTTATTGAACTTTACCGAAGAATCAATGTCGAATAA
- a CDS encoding PTS sugar transporter subunit IIB has translation MAKKTIMLVCSAGMSTSLLVTKMQKAAEEKGMEADIFAVSASDADNNLEAKNVDVLLLGPQVRFMKAQFEQKLAPKGIPLDVINMQDYGMMNGAKVLEQAENLMQ, from the coding sequence ATGGCGAAAAAAACGATTATGTTAGTATGCTCTGCGGGGATGAGTACAAGTTTGCTAGTTACGAAAATGCAAAAAGCTGCAGAAGAAAAAGGAATGGAGGCAGATATTTTTGCTGTTTCAGCTTCAGACGCTGATAATAATCTTGAAGCAAAAAATGTCGATGTCTTACTTTTAGGACCTCAAGTCCGGTTTATGAAAGCTCAATTTGAGCAAAAATTAGCACCGAAAGGGATTCCGCTAGATGTAATCAATATGCAAGATTACGGCATGATGAATGGTGCAAAAGTACTAGAACAAGCCGAAAATTTGATGCAATAA